The nucleotide sequence CAGCGATGCGGGCGAGGTGCTGCTGCAGTCGCGCGGTCACTACCTGGCAGGCGGCGGCAGCGAACGCCAGTTCAACCTGTTGAAACCGTGGGCGCATGCGCATGAACACGCCTTGCTGCATTTGCTGGAAGATCAATTTGTGCTGTTTGGCGAATGGTCTTACAGCAAGCATTCCGTGTTTTACGACCGCCTGCCCCATTATTTCAACGAGTTCGACGTGTATTGCCGGCGTACGCAAAGGTTTTTGTCGACGGCGCGCCGCCACGCCATGCTGGCCGGCTCGCCCGTGCTATCGGTTCCCGTGCTGTATGCGGGCAAGATGCCTACGTCGCCCAGGCAGCTGTGGCAGCTGCTGCGCCATTCGCTGGCCAAGTCCCTGCTGTGGCGCGATGCTTTTGAACACGCGGTGGCGCGCGAGCGCCTGCCGCTGGACCTGTGCTGGAAACAGACGGACAAGTCGGACCACGCGGAAGGGCTGTACCTGAAAGTGGAAGACGACGAGCAAGTGCTGGCCCGCTACAAGCTGGTGCGGCATGACTTTACGCAAACCATCCTCGACAGCGGTTCGCACCACAGCACGCGGCCATTGATCCCCAACCAGCTGGCCGAGGGCGTGGACCTGTACGCGCCGCAGCCGCTGGTCACGTGGGAGAGCCTGGGCTTGCACACCTGCCAGTCGCTGGACGAACTGGCTGCCTTCTCAAGGAGTACAAAATGATGCACTGGAAAACCCTGCAACAACTGGTGCCGCCAGCGGGGCGCTCACCCGACTTTAGCGCCTGCCTGGCTGCCTTTCCGCAACTGGAACTGGCGAAGACGACGCCGCAAAATCCCGTCTACCACGCGGAAGGCGATGTGTGGACGCATACCATGATGGTGGTGGAATCCCTGCTGGCCATGCCCGACTACCAGGCTGCCACGCGCGCCGAACAGGAAATCGTGTTTCTCGCCGCCTTGCTGCATGACGTGGCCAAGTGCAGCACCACGGTGATCGACCCGGCGACGGGCGCCATCGGCCAGCCCGGCCATTCGCGCAAGGGCGCGCTCGATGCGCGCATCGCGCTGTGGGACTGCGACGTGCCATTTGCCGTGCGCGAGGAAATCTGCCGCCTGATCAATGTGCACCAGGTGCCCTTCTTTGCGCTGGAAACATCGCGGCGCGGCGTGACGCCGGAATTTACCGTGCGCGAACTGTCGTGGCAGGTCGATATCCGCTTGCTGGCCATGCTGGCCGAGGCGGATATTCGCGGACGCATCTGCCCCGATCCGCAGCGCATACTTGACGCCATCGAGCTGTTCAGAGAGCTGGCGCGCGAGGAGG is from Janthinobacterium sp. 61 and encodes:
- a CDS encoding RNA ligase family protein — its product is MFLQSLPLFKYPRTPHLEGSRLQDGDDGSDQMPLKKLAGQYVVIEEKIDGANSAVSFSDAGEVLLQSRGHYLAGGGSERQFNLLKPWAHAHEHALLHLLEDQFVLFGEWSYSKHSVFYDRLPHYFNEFDVYCRRTQRFLSTARRHAMLAGSPVLSVPVLYAGKMPTSPRQLWQLLRHSLAKSLLWRDAFEHAVARERLPLDLCWKQTDKSDHAEGLYLKVEDDEQVLARYKLVRHDFTQTILDSGSHHSTRPLIPNQLAEGVDLYAPQPLVTWESLGLHTCQSLDELAAFSRSTK
- a CDS encoding AAA family ATPase — translated: MMHWKTLQQLVPPAGRSPDFSACLAAFPQLELAKTTPQNPVYHAEGDVWTHTMMVVESLLAMPDYQAATRAEQEIVFLAALLHDVAKCSTTVIDPATGAIGQPGHSRKGALDARIALWDCDVPFAVREEICRLINVHQVPFFALETSRRGVTPEFTVRELSWQVDIRLLAMLAEADIRGRICPDPQRILDAIELFRELAREEGCYGQRRVFVDDHTRVKYFRGAEAHPDYPLFQEPGSHVIVMSGLPASGKNTWVDKHHPRLPVVSFDDARTALGLKHGKNEGQVGDYAEERARELLRKGEPFVWNATHLSKLMREKTLNLLYKYHAQVELVYLEQPRKELLRRNGQRDTSLSNKKLQSMLWNWEIPLPMEAHAVRYCVS